In Enoplosus armatus isolate fEnoArm2 chromosome 2, fEnoArm2.hap1, whole genome shotgun sequence, one DNA window encodes the following:
- the fdx2 gene encoding ferredoxin-2, mitochondrial: protein MAASAGVRSSMGLTFRLSRVMPDCSTCPLYRLKSCVSTMANLQKRVSFDSFRTISRHLQTSIGLYHREEGSSNTEDPDDVVNVVYIDRSGQRIPIKAKVGDNVLYLAHKHGVDLEGACEASLACSTCQVYVSAAHFNKLPDPDEREDDMLDMAPMLQENSRLGCQIILTPELDGIELTLPKVTRNFYVDGHVPKPH, encoded by the exons ATGGCGGCCTCCGCTGGAGTCCGGTCGAGCATGGGACTGACTTTCAGACTTTCTCGAGTTATGCCGGACTGTAGCACATGTCCTCTCTACAGGTTGAAGAGCTGTGTGAGCACCATGGCTAATTTACAGAAGAGGGTCTCATTCGATAGCTTCCGGACGATAAGTCGACACTTGCAGACGAGTATAG GTCTTTACCACCGTGAGGAGGGGAGCTCTAATACAGAGGACCCGGACGATGT GGTGAATGTGGTGTATATAGATCGGTCTGGCCAGAGGATCCCAATTAAAGCCAAAGTGGGAGATAATGTCCTCTATCTGGCTCACAAGCATGGAGTTGATCTGGAAG GAGCCTGTGAGGCATCACTGGCCTGCTCAACATGTCAGGTCTATGTGAGTGCTGCCCATTTTAATAAACTGCCAGACCCTGATGAGAG GGAGGATGACATGCTGGACATGGCGCCCATGCTTCAGGAGAACTCCCGCCTGGGATGCCAGATCATTCTCACTCCAGAGCTTGACGGCATTGAGCTCACCTTGCCCAAAGTCACCAGGAACTTCTACGTGGACGGCCATGTTCCCAAACCTCACTGA